One genomic segment of Colias croceus chromosome 16, ilColCroc2.1 includes these proteins:
- the LOC123698677 gene encoding uncharacterized protein LOC123698677, producing the protein MYHLKLQHQRMTLLWLTVTTTIVLSIGLKCVGWIAPIEKEHNYFWETYKRPNPQLDCGETLDNSRTMTPDFREEEPPWTAHTWKYREHNRPYRLSPYWQMTKKFSRHDIPSTLGCGCCVVYKRLTPLSACAVITSRHFLTSASSVALVLSGHGHLKTLENILGVWYDHGQNVGNSSFYASIARIHYHPQFSRPELVNRSHPLPAVFDLAVMASTYNVYGYYLWTSSAPICPRGAGHTWEAYPPTPRDEMVFAVGYQFMWATKRKPTPFHKYFVRTRDYVVCPKTEWGWFICLTSHQWARFGMDSGGPLFRCFEGYSWRYDGLVAMHSFGMKLRSDDMLLYYTILDCYPVLDFLYQAYNGKLPYEYLDFRFDDTQWGAPRPKKWAYIKADYTLGSDFPTEKRWW; encoded by the exons ATGTATCATCTCAAGTTACAACACCAGAGGATGACTCTACTGTG GTTAACAGTCACCACGACGATAGTTCTATCAATCGGTCTGAAATGCGTCGGCTGGATAGCGCCCATCGAGAAGGAGCACAACTACTTCTGGGAGACATACAAACGCCCGAACCCACAGCTGGACTGCGGGGAGACGCTCGACAACTCGAGAACCATGACCCCGGACTTCCGCGAGGAGGAGCCGCCCTGGACCGCGCACACCTGGAAGTACAGGGAACATAACAGACCATACAGGCTGTCTCCATACTGGCAGATGACGAAAAAGTTTTCCAGACAT GATATACCGTCGACCCTCGGTTGCGGGTGCTGCGTGGTGTACAAGCGCCTGACGCCGCTGAGCGCGTGCGCCGTGATCACCTCGCGCCACTTCCTCACGTCCGCCTCCTCCGTGGCGCTGGTGCTGAGCGGCCACGGCCACCTCAAGACCCTGGAAAACATCCTGGGCGTGTGGTACGACCACGGCCAGAATGTTGGCAACAGCAGCTTCTACGCTTCCATAGCTCGCATTCACTACCATCCGCAA TTCAGTCGTCCGGAGCTGGTGAACCGCTCCCACCCGCTGCCGGCAGTGTTCGACCTGGCCGTGATGGCGTCCACTTACAACGTCTACGGCTACTACCTGTGGACCAGTAGTGCACCCATCTGTCCCAGGGGGGCGGGACATAC GTGGGAGGCGTATCCACCGACGCCCAGGGACGAGATGGTGTTTGCTGTAGGCTACCAGTTCATGTGGGCCACAAAGAGAAAGCCAACGCCCTTCCATAAGTATTTCGTTCGTACAAGGGATTACGTTGTATGTCCAAAG ACGGAATGGGGCTGGTTCATATGTCTGACGTCGCACCAGTGGGCACGCTTCGGCATGGACTCCGGCGGGCCGCTATTCCGCTGCTTCGAGGGCTACAGCTGGCGATACGACGGCCTCGTGGCCATGCACTCCTTCGGCATGAAGCTGCGATCCGACGACATGCTGCTCTACTACACCATCCTCGATTGCTACCCAGTGCTGGACTTTCTGTACCAAGCTTATAATGGAAAGTTACCGTATGAGTACCTAGACTTCAGGTTCGACGACACGCAGTGGGGAGCTCCCAGACCGAAGAAGTGGGCGTACATTAAAGCTGATTATACGTTGGGCTCGGACTTCCCTACGGAGAAGAGGTGGTGGTGA